GCACGACGGCGCGGGGCAGCGCGTACCCGGGCAGCTGCCGGGCGAGCGCCGCGCGCAGGGCGGCCGGGTCGAGCGGGGCGCCGGCCGACCGGACGTACGCCAGCAGCTCGCCGTCGCGGGCGATCGCGCGGACCGCGCCGACGCCCGGCTCGGCGGCGAGCACCGACTCGATCTCGGTCAGCTCGACCCGGAATCCCCGCACCTTGACCTGGCGGTCGATCCGTCCGAGGCAGCGCAGCTCACCGCCCGGCAGCCGCTCGCCCAGGTCACCCGTCCGGTACGTGGGCACGCCGTCTGGGTCGGTGGCGAACCGGTCGTCGTCGCGGTCGAGGTAGCCGGGGGCGAGGTGGGCGCTGCGCACCACGATCTCGCCGTTCTCGGCCAGCCGCAGCTGGTAGCCGGGCAGCGGGGCGCCGATCGGCAACGGGCCGGTGGCATGGGGGTCGGCCTCGGCCAGCGGCAGCGCGTGCCGGGCGGCGAACGTGAACTCGGTGGCGCCGTAGCCGTTGATCAGGACGCACCGGGGTGCGAACCGGCCCCGGCCCCGGGCCGCGTCGGCGTGGGTGGCCTGCTCGCCGCCGAGCAGCACCACCCGGACCTGGTCGAGCCGTTCGACGCCCGGGGTGTCGAGCAGGAAGCGGTAGACCGTGGGCGTGGAGTGGTAGATCGTCGCCCCGTGCTGGCCGAGCTGCTCGACCGCGTGGGCGAGCCCGTGCCGGCGCAGGTCGACGGGGATGACGGCGGCGCCGGTGAGCAGCGCCGGGTAGAGGTCGGGGATGGCCGCGTCGAAGCTGAACGAGGCGAGCAGACTGAGCCGGTCGGCCGGGCCGATGGCGAGGGTGTCGATCTGGTTGCGCACCACGTGCAGGAGGTTGCGGTGGGTCTGCCCGACGGCCTTCGGCACGCCGGTGGAGCCGGAGGTGAACAGCACGTACGCGAGCGCGTCGGGGTCGGTCGGCACGGGCCGCAGCGGGGCGGGACGCACCTCGTCCACGCGGACGCTGCGCAGGTCGGGCCGCTCGGCACCGAGCCGCCGGGCCAGGTCCTCGTGCTCGGCTCCACAGAGGACGAGGGACGCCCCGGCGGCGTCGAGCATGTGCCGCAGCCGGCGGTGCGGGAAGCTCGGGTCCAGCGGCACGTACGCGCACCCGGCGGCGAGAGCGCCGAGGATGGCGGCGATGGTGCGGGCCCCGTGCGCGGTCAGCAGGGCGACCCGGTCACCCGGTCGGGCCCCGGCCGCCGCCAACGCGTCGGCGTACCCGCCGGCCAGGCCGGCCAGCTCGGCGTAGCTGAGCTGGTGGGTCTCGCCGAGGACGGCGGGCTGGTCGGGACAGGCGGCGACGACATCGCCGAAGCGATGGATCAGCGTCTCGTGCGCCATGTCAGAAGGTGGGTGCCACACCCGCGATGGGCGCGCAGCGTTCGACGAACGTGACCATGATCCCCCCCAGGACTTCACATTGAGAGCAGCATATGGCTCTATGTGATGGTGGAAAGATCATCAATGAGAGTCCGGCCGAAGAGCCGATCGTCGCCTCGGACAACGGACGTCAGAATTAGTCCGATCATCCCTCTAGCGGATTGATCTATTACCGCCTAAGCGGCTCGCGGCAAGCAATCCTACGGCGAACAAGGCCCATCACAGTCAAATTTCCTACAAGGTGGGCGGATGTCCGACCTTGGACGGGATGGGAGGGCTCCCGGCCTCACCCGTCGTACGGGGCCGGCGGCCGGGGCTCCACACCGCCGTCGAAACCGCGTGGCAGCCGCGCCACCATCTGGTGGAACTCGCCCACCGTGACGGCCTCGCGCAGGGTCGCGAACACCGCGGCGGTGCCCGCTCGCGCGCTCACCTCGTCGACCCCGGCCCGCTCCCCCACCCGGCGCAGGAAGTCAGCCGGTCCGGCCGCCGCGTCCCGGGCCTCCGAGCCCGGCCCGGCCAGGTAGCCGTCCAGGTCGTCCGGGAGGCGTCCGGCGAGATCGTCCGTCTCGCCGGTGACCCGCTCGGCCATCGTCTGAAGCACGGCGCGGGCGACGGCGACGGCCTGCTCCGGCGGCAGCCCGGATCGCCGGGACACCGCGTCGATGAAGCGGGGAAAGCGCACGCCGCCCCTCCTGTCGTCACACCGGCCCCGCGCTTACCCCGGCACCGTGCCGGCAAACGACGGAGCCCGGCGACGGCACCGGACGGATGGCCAATGTGTGCCACGGCACCAGAACGACGCCGCCGATGCCGGATCCGAGAGCGGAAGTGGTCGATGCTTTCTCGCGTACGGCGGCGGACCTGTCCGGCCGCCGTGGCCCACCGGCGGGCGGGCGCACTGGGGGCTCCCGCCCGCCGGGCCGGCCCGCTGCCGGCCCGGTCGCCCGTGCGGGTGGCTACGGTGGGAGGATGCGCAACCCGACCCGCTGGGCCACCGACACCGGCCCCGAGCACTCGCAGTGGTACGTCGACCGGTTCCGCCGACTCGCCGCCGAGGGGGTCGACCTGGCCGGCGAGGCACGCCTGGTGGACGCCCTGGTCACGCCGGGCTCACGGATCCTCGACGCCGGCTCCGGCACGGGTCGGGTGGGCGCCGAGCTGGCCGCCCGGGGCCACACGGTGGTCGGGGTCGACGCCGACCCGGTGCTGGTCGAGGCGGCCCGGGCCGACCACCCCGGTCCGCGCTGGCTCGTCGCCGACCTGGCCGAACTGGACCTTCCGGCACTCGGTGAGGAGCAGCCGTTCGACGCGGCCGTACTGGCCGGCAACGTGCTCGCCTTCGTCGCTCCCCGCACCGAGCCGGAGGTGCTGCGCCGACTCGCCGCGCACCTGCGACCGGACGGCGTGCTGGCCGTCGGCTTCGGCACCGCCCGGGGCTACCCGTTGACCGCGTTCGACGCCGACGCGGTCGCGGCCGGGCTGCGCCTGGAGCACCGGTTCGCGACCTGGGACCTGCGTCCCTGGCGGGACGACGCGGACTTCGCCGTGAGCCTGCTGCGCCGCCCCGCCTCCTGAACCGCGCGGCGGGCGGCCGTGGTGGCCGGCCTCGGCCCCTTGCGTCAACCCAGGCCCGGGTCGAGGCCGTGGGCATGGGTCACCGGTTCACCTCCGCCCGCCGCCCTGGCCGGCGGCGACGGTGCGCGCCGCCGCCGGGTCGAGCGTCGCACCGGCCGGCACCAGGCTGACCAGGCCCGCCGGCAGCCGGACCGGCCGCACGTCCCGGTAGCCGAGCATGCCCAGCACGGTCGGGTCGGCCAGCGCGTACCGCCGGCCCAGGTCGGTGACCACCGACAGCGCGCCGCCGGACGCGCCGGGCGCCGCGACCGCCTCGACGACCGCGCCGCGGCCAGGCTCCACCACGACATGGTCGGCGCGCACGCCACCGTCGCTGGTCGCGCCGGCGGTGCGCGGCGCGGTGGAGAGGTCCGGCAGTGGTACGCGGACCCGAACCTCCGCCACCCCGGCGTCGTCGCCCACCCCCGCGCAGATCCCGCCCGCCTCCGTGTCGGCCAGCCGTGGCGGGACAGGCGGCGGGGCGCCGGGACCCCGGGGAGCCAGGTCGGGTGCGGCGGGCAGCCCGGCGAACCGGCCGAGCGCGATCGGCTCCGGCTCCCCCTGACCCGTGCGGGCCAGGAGCAGGGCGGCCTGCAACTCGGTGACACCGGCCAGACCGTCGCGGACCACGACCGCGTACTGCCGGCCGCCGCCGGTGTTGCGCACCAGGTAGACGTCGCCGATCCGCGCGCCGGGCACCCGATCCGAGGTCCGCCCGAGGTCGGGCAGGTCGGGTGGGGCCAGGTCCACGCCGGCCGGCAGCGTGTTGAGCAGCGCCGGCGCGACCGGCACGGCCCGCGCCGGGGTGGTGGCGAGCGCGGCCAGCACCCGGGTAGCGTCGCGCACCCGGTAACGGCGCTGCTGCCAGACCAGGTGCAGCCCGCCGTCAGGGTGCCGCAGCAGCAACGCGTCCGCGCCGAGGGGGCGGCCGCCGTCCGCCCCGAGGCCGACCAGCAGCGCCGAACGCGGGCCGGAGTGGTCGTCGTCCTCCGGCGGCGCCGAACACACCGTCCACGGCGCCCTCGACAGCCGCCCCGGCGCCGGCAGCGAGTCGGGCGCGTCGGTGATGCCCAGTGGCAGGCCGCGCGGCACACCCTCGATGGACCGGCGGGAGACCAGCACGGTCCGCGCCTGCTCCGCGCCGACGATCAGCAGCGCGGACGCGTAGTTGAGCACCGGGTGCAGCTTCTGCTCCCGGTAGACGTACCGGGCACCGGACTCCTTCTCCACGATCACCGCACCGGTGTCGCGCCAACCCGTGCCGCCGCCCGCGAACAGCCCGTAGAGCGCGAACGCACCGAGGCCGATCGTCGCGACCAGCACGCTGGCCAGGCCGGCACCGGCCAGTCTCCGGAACGGCGACCGCGCCGGGTCGGTCTCCCGCATGACCAGCGCGGCGACCGCCCGCTGGACGGTGAACTGGTACGAGTGCAGCTGGTCCTGCCGCGACGGCATGAGGTCCCTTCCGGTGGGTCGGCCGGGCCACAGGATATGCGTTCCGTCGATGTCTCGAGGACCCTCCGTGTCCGCCCCTGCCGGCGTCGGCCGTCGACGGGCCGTGATGCCTGGTGGCGGGCGACGGTACGGTCTGCGGATGGATCCCGTTCCCGGAGACCGTCCGTGGCAGCGGCCCGACCGCACCGACCCGCTGCTGCCGGGGCCCGGTCAGGGGCCCGGCGCGCTGGCCCTGCTCTGCGCGCTGCTCGCCCCGGCGAGCTGGTCGGCGGTCGCCTGCACGGTCGCGTGGGCGATCGACGGATCCACAGTGGCGGGCGGGTCACCCCGTCTTCCGGACGTCGTCGGCGTCCTCGCCACCGCGTCCGTGGCGGTGCCGATCAGCGGCGTACTCCTGGTGCTGCTCCGGCGGCGACCCGGCCTGCGCCGGCCCGCGGGCGCGCTCGCGGCGGTGGCGGCGGTCCTCGCGGCACCGGCGCTGCCGCTCACCTGGCCGGGCTGAAACCGGGCCACGTCGTCAGCGTGACACCCGGTCGAGCCGGTGCGGCATCTCCCAGCCCTCGGCGAGCCTCGACGGGTGGACGTTGCGTCCTCCGCCGAAGAACTCGCAGAACTTCATGATGAGCGGGTCCCAGCCGACCGGGTCGACGTAGTGCGTGCCGGGGATCAGCAACGTCTCCTCGACGTGGGCACGCAGGACCTCGACCTCGAAGGAGGTCACGTTCGCCGGGCCGGCGAGCGGATGTACCGCGACGACGCGACACTCCAGTTGGATCGGGCACTCCGCGGCCCGGGGCGGCGAGACGAGGTCCGACGCCTGCTCGGTCAGACCAGCCACCGCGAACTTCTCCGGCTCGTACCGGTAGCCCTGCCGCACCTTGTGCTCCGGGACGACCGAGCGGCCGGTGGTGAGCGCGAGCCGGTCGACGGCGTCGACCAACGCCGACGACGGCAGGTTGAGGACGCACTCCCGCTCACGCCGCAGGTTCGCCGACGTCTGGCTGCTGTCGCCCAGGCCCAGCACACAGGTCTGGTTGAGCCACCAGGCGGAGGACATCGGGGCGAGGTTCGCGGTGCCGTCCTCGTTGCGCGAGCTGATCAGCACCACCGGGGTCCCGAAATAGAGCACCTTGAGACCCGGAACGACATGCATGTTCGGTTCACCTTCCGCGCGTCACGTCACTGGAACGGCTCGCCGCGAGAGGGGCGAGCCGCCGTCAACTCTGCGCGGCACGGGCCGCGCAGGCTCGCGGCAATCGGACGTGGCGTTCCGACCCAGGCGCCGACGTGATCCACACGCTTTCCCTGATGTTGCGGTATCAAGCCGGCCGGGACACCGCAACATCCGGGAAACGGAGTGGATCAACCGACCGGGGGCGTC
This genomic stretch from Micromonospora krabiensis harbors:
- a CDS encoding class I SAM-dependent methyltransferase, giving the protein MRNPTRWATDTGPEHSQWYVDRFRRLAAEGVDLAGEARLVDALVTPGSRILDAGSGTGRVGAELAARGHTVVGVDADPVLVEAARADHPGPRWLVADLAELDLPALGEEQPFDAAVLAGNVLAFVAPRTEPEVLRRLAAHLRPDGVLAVGFGTARGYPLTAFDADAVAAGLRLEHRFATWDLRPWRDDADFAVSLLRRPAS
- the eccB gene encoding type VII secretion protein EccB, whose translation is MPSRQDQLHSYQFTVQRAVAALVMRETDPARSPFRRLAGAGLASVLVATIGLGAFALYGLFAGGGTGWRDTGAVIVEKESGARYVYREQKLHPVLNYASALLIVGAEQARTVLVSRRSIEGVPRGLPLGITDAPDSLPAPGRLSRAPWTVCSAPPEDDDHSGPRSALLVGLGADGGRPLGADALLLRHPDGGLHLVWQQRRYRVRDATRVLAALATTPARAVPVAPALLNTLPAGVDLAPPDLPDLGRTSDRVPGARIGDVYLVRNTGGGRQYAVVVRDGLAGVTELQAALLLARTGQGEPEPIALGRFAGLPAAPDLAPRGPGAPPPVPPRLADTEAGGICAGVGDDAGVAEVRVRVPLPDLSTAPRTAGATSDGGVRADHVVVEPGRGAVVEAVAAPGASGGALSVVTDLGRRYALADPTVLGMLGYRDVRPVRLPAGLVSLVPAGATLDPAAARTVAAGQGGGRR
- a CDS encoding DUF2267 domain-containing protein, whose protein sequence is MRFPRFIDAVSRRSGLPPEQAVAVARAVLQTMAERVTGETDDLAGRLPDDLDGYLAGPGSEARDAAAGPADFLRRVGERAGVDEVSARAGTAAVFATLREAVTVGEFHQMVARLPRGFDGGVEPRPPAPYDG
- a CDS encoding flavin reductase family protein, whose amino-acid sequence is MHVVPGLKVLYFGTPVVLISSRNEDGTANLAPMSSAWWLNQTCVLGLGDSSQTSANLRRERECVLNLPSSALVDAVDRLALTTGRSVVPEHKVRQGYRYEPEKFAVAGLTEQASDLVSPPRAAECPIQLECRVVAVHPLAGPANVTSFEVEVLRAHVEETLLIPGTHYVDPVGWDPLIMKFCEFFGGGRNVHPSRLAEGWEMPHRLDRVSR